One stretch of Armigeres subalbatus isolate Guangzhou_Male chromosome 2, GZ_Asu_2, whole genome shotgun sequence DNA includes these proteins:
- the LOC134217127 gene encoding general odorant-binding protein 69-like has translation MKIYLAFFALVLASQCCPITNNPQDPRRKSFNDAEQQCAEYLFISRETLQRYRKFNYPDEPSVHKLLNCIEIELNAWDEDLQQIKDYVFSQFFVPNTVDCLYKQHTQQCLTRNTANLDKSDRLRQAYHSFQCYNHHYGGISVERKWVPLHFSEVVQGLYDCMHIVPHTNQSLLDYCQGRILTNPDYPKLGYCFFGKSGFYNRNTGMDLEKLYIQFGDDHLINDDTRKCVAGVIDQYCKEPDRFGHIVLDCLIKYLPAGRDIGTAASNALGNPPECAVTPQP, from the coding sequence atgaaaatatatcTGGCGTTTTTCGCGTTGGTTCTGGCATCACAATGTTGTCCGATTACGAACAATCCGCAAGACCCCAGGAGGAAATCATTCAATGATGCAGAGCAACAGTGTGCCGAATATTTGTTCATTAGTCGAGAAACACTTCAGCGATATCGAAAGTTCAACTATCCGGATGAACCGAGCGTTCACAAGCTGCTCAACTGTATCGAAATCGAGCTGAATGCCTGGGATGAAGATCTTCAGCAGATAAAGGATTACGTGTTCAGCCAGTTTTTCGTACCGAATACAGTCGATTGCTTATACAAGCAGCACACGCAACAATGCTTGACACGAAATACAGCGAATCTTGACAAGAGTGATCGTCTCCGCCAAGCTTATCATTCGTTCCAGTGTTACAACCACCACTACGGTGGCATCAGTGTTGAGCGTAAATGGGTGCCATTACATTTTAGTGAAGTTGTCCAAGGCCTCTACGATTGCATGCACATCGTTCCTCATACAAACCAATCACTTTTGGACTACTGCCAAGGACGGATTTTGACCAACCCAGATTATCCCAAATTGGGATATtgtttcttcggaaaatccggTTTCTATAACAGAAATACTGGAATGGACTTGGAAAAGCTTTATATCCAGTTCGGAGACGATCACCTAATAAATGATGACACTAGAAAATGCGTTGCCGGTGTGATCGATCAGTACTGCAAGGAACCGGACCGGTTTGGGCACATTGTGCTTGATTGTTTGATCAAGTACCTTCCAGCGGGTCGTGACATTGGGACGGCCGCCAGCAATGCTTTGGGTAATCCTCCCGAGTGTGCAGTGACGCCTCAGCCGTGA
- the LOC134210066 gene encoding uncharacterized protein LOC134210066 yields the protein MRGFTILFVSAVLFQSSLALKNLELPRWKSFRDAEQECADYLFITNETLERYRCRGYPDEPSVRKLLNCVETNLNAWDDSHSQIKDYVFKQFFVPNTVDCDNVKHTQECLDRYVVPLDRQDRLGRAYQTFQCYYRHYAGISDEVKWVPFHFSEVIQIVGDCLRIVPQCPEALVNFCKGNLPPNPGYPNAVYCSTVRLGLYNKTTGVDFQKLYVQFGDDELLDDDTRECVKRVEEQHCKEPERLVHALGECLLNYLPFVQAFSVSASNLLGNPPHCGIPPSPPPKTQPRYNAHL from the coding sequence ATGAGGGGCTTCACGATATTGTTTGTGTCGGCTGTGCTCTTCCAAAGTTCATTAGCTCTGAAGAATCTGGAATTACCGAGGTGGAAATCATTCCGTGATGCGGAACAGGAATGCGCTGATTATCTGTTTATCACAAATGAAACTCTGGAGCGATACCGCTGCCGTGGATATCCAGACGAGCCGAGTGTTCGCAAACTGCTCAACtgtgttgaaacaaatttgaacGCGTGGGATGATAGCCATAGCCAGATCAAGGATTACGTATTCAAGCAGTTCTTCGTACCCAACACAGTTGATTGTGATAACGTGAAGCATACCCAGGAGTGCTTAGATCGCTACGTGGTTCCTCTGGATCGCCAAGATCGTCTGGGTCGGGCATATCAAACTTTCCAGTGCTACTATAGGCATTATGCAGGAATAAGTGATGAAGTGAAATGGGTGCCGTTCCATTTCAGCGAGGTGATCCAAATAGTGGGCGATTGTCTTCGTATTGTTCCGCAATGTCCTGAAGCTCTGGTAAATTTCTGCAAAGGAAATTTACCTCCCAACCCGGGTTATCCGAATGCAGTGTACTGCTCTACCGTTCGATTGGGACTCTACAATAAAACGACTGGAGTTGACTTTCAAAAGCTATACGTTCAGTTCGGCGATGATGAACTTCTCGATGACGACACCAGGGAGTGCGTGAAGAGAGTGGAGGAACAGCATTGCAAAGAACCGGAGCGTCTTGTGCACGCACTAGGGGAGTGTTTGCTGAACTATCTTCCATTTGTGCAAGCCTTCAGCGTTAGCGCAAGTAATTTGCTGGGAAATCCGCCCCATTGTGGCATTCCGCCCAGTCCACCACCGAAAACTCAACCGCGCTACAATGCTCATCTTTAA